In the genome of Cronobacter malonaticus LMG 23826, one region contains:
- a CDS encoding type IV pilus twitching motility protein PilT has product MEMDELVALSVKHNVSDLHLCSELPARWRRQGRLEPVPEPVPKPENLLARWLDDAHQRELAERGQTDFAVSLAGGVRLRGNAFRQMQGVSLVLRLLPRGCPKLEALGVPAAVPGLLTMPDGLLLVTGATGSGKSTTLAAMVGHLNETLDGHILTLEDPVEFCHQPARCLIQQREIGTHCQSFSDGLRGALREDPDVILLGELRDSETIRLALTAAETGHLVLATLHTRGAAQAVERLVDVFPADEQNKVRSQLAGSLKAVLAQKLVADAQGGRTALHELLINTPAVANLIREGKTHQLPGLMETGQQQGMQTFAQSVAMRLNEGRLALQKDASAGHWG; this is encoded by the coding sequence ATGGAAATGGATGAATTAGTGGCGCTTAGTGTAAAGCATAACGTTTCTGATCTACACCTGTGTAGCGAGCTGCCGGCGCGCTGGCGCAGGCAGGGGCGGCTGGAGCCGGTGCCAGAGCCTGTTCCGAAGCCGGAAAACCTGCTGGCGCGCTGGCTTGACGACGCCCATCAGCGCGAGCTTGCCGAGCGCGGGCAGACCGATTTCGCCGTCAGTCTTGCAGGCGGCGTGCGGCTGCGCGGCAACGCGTTTCGCCAGATGCAGGGCGTGTCGCTGGTGCTGCGCCTGCTGCCGCGCGGCTGTCCAAAGCTTGAGGCGCTCGGCGTGCCCGCCGCCGTGCCGGGATTATTGACGATGCCGGATGGCCTGCTGCTGGTCACGGGCGCTACCGGGAGCGGTAAATCGACGACGCTTGCGGCGATGGTCGGCCACCTGAACGAGACGCTCGACGGCCATATTCTGACGCTCGAAGATCCGGTCGAATTCTGTCATCAGCCGGCGCGCTGTCTTATCCAGCAGCGTGAAATCGGCACGCACTGCCAGAGCTTCAGCGACGGCCTGCGCGGCGCGCTGCGTGAGGATCCCGATGTCATTCTGCTGGGGGAGCTGCGCGACAGCGAAACGATCCGGCTTGCGCTCACGGCGGCGGAGACGGGGCATCTGGTGCTGGCGACGCTGCACACCCGCGGCGCGGCGCAGGCCGTCGAGCGGCTGGTGGATGTGTTTCCCGCTGATGAGCAAAACAAAGTGCGCAGCCAGCTTGCGGGCAGCCTGAAGGCGGTGCTGGCGCAAAAGCTGGTGGCGGATGCACAGGGCGGCAGAACGGCGCTGCATGAGCTGCTTATCAACACGCCCGCCGTGGCGAATCTCATCCGTGAAGGGAAAACTCACCAGTTGCCTGGCCTGATGGAAACCGGCCAGCAACAGGGGATGCAAACCTTCGCGCAAAGCGTGGCGATGCGCCTGAACGAAGGCAGGCTGGCGCTGCAAAAAGACGCCAGCGCCGGGCACTGGGGCTAA
- the yggU gene encoding DUF167 family protein YggU yields the protein MSAVSKTVDGLVLRLYIQPKASRDSIIGLHGDELKVAITAPPVDGQANAHLVKYLAKQFRVAKSQVVIEKGELGRHKQVKIIEPQQIPTEVAAVTD from the coding sequence GTGAGTGCCGTCAGTAAAACCGTCGACGGGCTGGTGTTACGGCTCTATATCCAGCCGAAAGCCAGCCGCGACAGCATTATCGGTTTACATGGCGACGAGCTAAAAGTCGCCATTACCGCCCCGCCGGTTGACGGCCAGGCCAACGCCCATCTGGTGAAATATCTCGCGAAACAGTTCCGCGTGGCTAAAAGTCAGGTGGTGATTGAAAAAGGCGAACTGGGCCGTCATAAACAAGTCAAAATTATCGAACCCCAACAGATCCCAACGGAAGTTGCGGCTGTCACCGATTAA
- a CDS encoding YggT family protein: MLTLTFLVKTLIDLYVMVLLLRIWMQWSRCDFYNPLAQTVVKFTQPVIGPLRRIIPSIGPIDTSSLLVAFILSTLKFPLLLLIQSGALSLDPFNLVVGLLSLLKSAGQLVFWVIIIRSLMSWVSQGRSPIEFVLIQLTEPLMAPIRRILPAMGGIDFSAMGVIIVLYLLNYLAMDLFPGLWYLL; encoded by the coding sequence ATGCTGACGTTGACTTTCCTGGTCAAAACGCTGATCGACCTGTATGTGATGGTGCTGCTGCTGCGCATCTGGATGCAGTGGTCGCGCTGCGATTTTTACAACCCGCTCGCCCAGACGGTGGTGAAATTTACCCAGCCGGTGATAGGCCCGCTGCGCCGCATTATTCCGTCGATAGGGCCTATCGACACTTCATCGCTGCTGGTGGCGTTTATTCTCTCAACGCTAAAATTCCCGCTGCTGCTGCTGATTCAGTCGGGCGCGCTGTCGCTGGATCCGTTTAACCTCGTGGTGGGCCTGCTGTCGCTGCTGAAATCCGCAGGCCAGTTAGTCTTCTGGGTAATTATTATCCGCTCTCTGATGAGCTGGGTAAGCCAGGGCCGCAGCCCGATTGAGTTTGTGCTGATTCAGCTGACTGAACCGCTGATGGCCCCGATCCGCCGCATTCTTCCGGCCATGGGCGGCATCGATTTTTCCGCCATGGGCGTGATTATCGTGCTCTATCTGCTGAATTATCTCGCCATGGATCTCTTCCCGGGGCTGTGGTATTTGCTGTGA
- the hemW gene encoding radical SAM family heme chaperone HemW: protein MADLPPLSLYIHIPWCVQKCPYCDFNSHALKGEVPHDDYVQHLLSDLDNDAPWAQGREVKTIFIGGGTPSLLSGPAMQTLLDGVRSRLTLAPDAEITMEANPGTVEADRFVEYQRAGVNRISIGVQSFSEPKLTRLGRIHGPEEAKRAARLASGLGLRSFNLDLMHGLPDQSLEEALDDLRQAIALNPPHLSWYQLTIEPNTLFGSRPPVLPDDDALWDIFEQGHQLLTAAGYEQYETSAYAKPGYQCQHNLNYWRFGDYLGIGCGAHGKVTLADGRILRTAKTRHPRGYMTGNYLDKQHEVEAKDKPFEFFMNRFRLLEPAPRAEFARYTGLSEAAIRPQIDEAIALNYLVETPESWQITEHGKLFLNSLLELFLAE, encoded by the coding sequence ATGGCTGATTTGCCACCCTTAAGTCTGTATATCCATATCCCCTGGTGCGTGCAGAAGTGCCCTTACTGTGACTTCAACTCGCACGCGCTGAAGGGCGAAGTGCCGCATGACGATTATGTCCAGCATCTGTTAAGCGATCTGGATAACGACGCGCCGTGGGCGCAGGGCCGTGAGGTGAAAACCATTTTCATCGGCGGCGGCACGCCGAGCCTGCTCTCGGGACCTGCAATGCAGACGTTGCTGGACGGCGTGCGGTCACGTCTTACGCTCGCGCCAGATGCCGAGATCACGATGGAAGCCAACCCTGGCACCGTGGAAGCTGACCGCTTTGTGGAGTACCAGCGCGCGGGCGTGAACCGCATTTCCATCGGCGTGCAGAGCTTCAGCGAGCCGAAACTCACGCGTCTTGGCCGTATTCACGGGCCGGAAGAGGCGAAGCGCGCCGCGCGTCTTGCGAGCGGCCTTGGGCTTCGCAGCTTTAACCTCGATTTGATGCACGGCCTGCCGGATCAGTCGCTGGAAGAGGCGCTCGATGATTTACGCCAGGCGATTGCGCTGAACCCGCCGCATCTCTCGTGGTATCAGTTGACCATTGAGCCGAATACGCTGTTTGGCTCGCGCCCGCCGGTGCTGCCTGACGACGACGCGCTGTGGGATATTTTCGAGCAGGGGCATCAGCTGCTGACCGCCGCCGGGTATGAGCAGTACGAAACCTCGGCCTACGCGAAACCAGGTTATCAGTGCCAGCACAACCTGAATTACTGGCGCTTCGGGGATTATCTGGGTATCGGCTGCGGCGCACACGGTAAAGTAACGCTCGCCGACGGGCGTATTTTGCGTACCGCGAAAACCCGCCATCCGCGCGGCTATATGACCGGTAATTACCTGGATAAGCAGCATGAGGTCGAGGCGAAGGATAAGCCGTTCGAGTTTTTCATGAACCGTTTTCGCCTGCTGGAGCCCGCGCCGCGTGCCGAATTTGCACGTTATACGGGGCTTAGCGAAGCGGCGATTCGCCCGCAGATTGACGAGGCGATTGCGCTGAATTATCTGGTGGAAACGCCGGAGAGCTGGCAGATAACCGAGCACGGTAAGCTGTTTCTTAACTCGCTGCTGGAGCTGTTTCTGGCGGAGTAG
- a CDS encoding XTP/dITP diphosphatase, with the protein MQKVVLATGNAGKVRELASLLQEFGLDIVAQTELGVDSAEETGLTFIENAILKARHAAQVTGFAAIADDSGLAVDALGGAPGIYSARYAGSDATDQENLEKLLEALKDVPDEQRQAQFHCVLVYMRHADDPTPLVFHGAWPGVITRAPAGQGGFGYDPIFFVPSLGKTAAELTREEKSAVSHRGQALKLLLEAMRNG; encoded by the coding sequence ATGCAGAAAGTTGTCCTCGCGACCGGCAACGCCGGTAAAGTGCGCGAACTCGCCTCATTGCTGCAGGAGTTTGGGCTGGATATCGTGGCGCAGACCGAGCTTGGCGTCGACTCCGCCGAAGAGACCGGCCTGACGTTTATCGAAAACGCGATTCTGAAAGCGCGTCACGCGGCTCAGGTCACCGGCTTTGCGGCTATCGCTGACGATTCCGGTCTCGCGGTCGACGCGCTGGGCGGCGCGCCGGGAATTTACTCCGCGCGCTACGCAGGCAGCGACGCTACCGATCAGGAGAACCTGGAAAAGCTGCTGGAGGCGTTAAAAGACGTACCGGACGAGCAGCGTCAGGCGCAGTTCCACTGCGTGCTGGTCTATATGCGTCATGCCGACGATCCGACGCCGCTGGTCTTTCACGGCGCCTGGCCTGGCGTGATCACCCGCGCGCCTGCGGGCCAGGGCGGCTTTGGCTACGACCCGATATTCTTTGTCCCTTCTCTTGGCAAAACCGCCGCCGAACTGACGCGTGAAGAGAAAAGCGCGGTTTCCCACCGCGGGCAGGCGCTGAAATTATTACTGGAAGCAATGCGTAATGGCTGA
- a CDS encoding YggS family pyridoxal phosphate-dependent enzyme encodes MSETERNLTQVRQKISAAAQRCGRAPEEVTLLAVSKTKPASAIAEAIAAGQREFGENYVQEGVEKILHFRDAGVDGLTWHFIGPLQSNKSRLVAEHFDWCHTVDRLRIATRLNEQRPDEMTPLNVLIQVNISDEQSKSGIALSELEALAEQIAALPRLRLRGLMAIPAPEKEYARQYAVACEMAAAFTALKARYPTVDTLSLGMSDDMEAAIAAGSTMVRIGTAIFGARDYARATQQ; translated from the coding sequence ATGAGTGAGACAGAACGCAACTTAACGCAGGTCCGGCAAAAGATCTCAGCGGCTGCACAACGCTGCGGCCGGGCTCCAGAAGAAGTTACGCTGCTTGCAGTGAGTAAAACAAAACCTGCGAGCGCGATAGCAGAAGCGATTGCCGCCGGGCAACGTGAATTTGGTGAAAATTATGTGCAGGAGGGCGTGGAAAAGATCCTTCATTTCCGCGACGCGGGCGTCGACGGGCTAACCTGGCACTTTATCGGTCCGTTGCAGTCCAACAAAAGCCGTCTGGTGGCAGAGCATTTCGACTGGTGCCATACGGTCGACCGACTGCGCATCGCCACTCGCCTGAATGAACAGCGCCCGGATGAAATGACGCCGCTTAACGTGCTGATTCAGGTTAATATCAGCGACGAACAGAGCAAATCCGGCATCGCCTTAAGCGAGCTGGAGGCGCTGGCAGAGCAGATTGCGGCGCTGCCGCGTCTGCGACTGCGCGGGCTGATGGCCATTCCGGCGCCGGAAAAAGAGTATGCGCGCCAGTATGCCGTCGCCTGCGAAATGGCTGCGGCCTTCACGGCCCTTAAAGCGCGCTACCCGACAGTAGACACGCTTTCGCTCGGCATGAGCGATGATATGGAAGCCGCCATCGCCGCTGGCAGCACGATGGTGCGCATTGGTACCGCGATTTTCGGCGCGCGCGATTACGCCCGCGCCACTCAACAATAA
- a CDS encoding 1-acylglycerol-3-phosphate O-acyltransferase, whose product MLSIVRMIIVVLYSIVVCILGSIWCLFSPRNPRHVATFGHMFGRLSSVFGLKVELRKPQGAENYGNAIYIANHQNNYDMVTASNIVQPPTVTVGKKSLVWIPFFGQLYWLTGNLLIDRNNRSKAHGTIAEVVNQFRKRDISIWMFPEGTRSRGRGLMPFKTGAFHAAIAAGVPIIPVCVSNTHGKIKLNRWNNGLVIVEMLPPVDTQGWGKEQVRELAAHCRQLMEEKIAQLDNEVAEREAAGKI is encoded by the coding sequence ATGTTATCGATCGTTCGAATGATTATTGTGGTTCTCTACAGCATTGTGGTCTGTATTCTGGGTAGCATCTGGTGTCTGTTCAGCCCGCGCAATCCGCGCCATGTGGCGACTTTCGGCCATATGTTCGGGCGCCTTTCCAGCGTGTTCGGTCTGAAGGTGGAACTGCGCAAACCGCAGGGCGCTGAAAACTACGGCAACGCGATTTATATCGCCAACCACCAGAACAACTACGACATGGTCACGGCGTCTAATATTGTTCAGCCGCCGACCGTGACCGTCGGTAAAAAAAGCCTGGTCTGGATCCCTTTCTTCGGCCAGCTCTACTGGCTGACCGGTAACCTGTTAATTGACCGCAACAACCGCAGCAAGGCGCACGGCACCATCGCCGAAGTGGTGAACCAGTTCCGCAAGCGCGACATTTCCATCTGGATGTTTCCGGAAGGCACCCGCAGCCGCGGGCGTGGCCTGATGCCGTTTAAAACCGGCGCGTTTCATGCCGCCATTGCCGCAGGCGTGCCGATTATTCCGGTCTGCGTTTCCAATACCCATGGTAAAATCAAGCTCAACCGTTGGAACAACGGTCTGGTCATCGTCGAAATGTTACCGCCTGTCGACACCCAGGGTTGGGGAAAAGAACAGGTACGGGAACTTGCCGCCCACTGTCGCCAGCTGATGGAAGAGAAAATCGCCCAGCTGGATAACGAAGTGGCCGAGCGCGAAGCCGCTGGCAAGATCTGA
- the ftsP gene encoding cell division protein FtsP codes for MSLSRRQFIQASGAALCAGAVPLRAHAAGQQQALPVPPLLESRRGQPLFLTLSRAHWSFVPGTRAQVWGFNGRYMGPTIRVWSGEDVKLIYSNRLQENVAMTVSGLQVPGPLMGGAPRMMSPGADWAPVLPVRQAAATLWYHANTPNRTGQQVYNGLAGMWLVEDAVSKALPVPNHYGVDDFPVIIQDKRLDNFGTPEYSEPGSGGFVGDTLLVNGAQSPYVEVSRGWVRLRLLNASNARRYQLQMSDGRPLHVIAGDQGFLPAPVAVKQLALAPGERREVLIDMTNGDEVSITCGEAASIMDRIRGIFEPSSILISTLVLTLRPTGLLPLVTDTLPMRLLPDEIINGAPVRSRDITLSDDPGINGQLWDMKRTDVQTQQGAWERWTVRSDMPQAFHMEGVSFLIRSVNGAAPFPEDRGWKDTVWVDGQVELLVYFSQPSWEHFPFLYSSQTLEMADRGSVGQMVVNPAP; via the coding sequence ATGTCACTCAGTCGGCGTCAGTTTATTCAGGCATCGGGCGCGGCGCTCTGCGCGGGCGCGGTGCCGCTGAGGGCACATGCCGCAGGTCAGCAGCAGGCGCTGCCGGTGCCGCCGCTGCTGGAATCACGCCGCGGGCAGCCGCTGTTTCTGACGCTCTCCCGCGCGCACTGGTCTTTCGTGCCGGGCACCCGCGCGCAGGTCTGGGGCTTCAACGGCCGCTATATGGGGCCGACTATTCGCGTCTGGAGCGGCGAAGACGTTAAGCTTATCTACAGCAACCGCCTGCAGGAAAATGTCGCCATGACGGTGAGCGGGCTACAGGTGCCAGGCCCGCTGATGGGCGGCGCGCCGCGCATGATGTCACCCGGTGCCGACTGGGCGCCCGTGCTGCCGGTACGCCAGGCCGCCGCAACGCTCTGGTATCACGCCAATACGCCCAACCGCACCGGTCAGCAGGTCTATAACGGCCTCGCCGGCATGTGGCTGGTGGAAGACGCCGTGAGCAAAGCGCTGCCGGTGCCGAACCACTACGGCGTGGACGATTTTCCGGTCATTATTCAGGACAAGCGCCTCGACAATTTCGGCACGCCGGAGTACAGCGAGCCAGGCAGCGGCGGCTTTGTCGGCGATACGCTGCTGGTGAACGGCGCGCAAAGCCCGTATGTAGAAGTGTCGCGCGGTTGGGTGCGTCTGCGCTTGCTGAACGCTTCCAACGCGCGTCGCTATCAGTTACAGATGAGCGATGGCCGGCCACTGCACGTGATCGCAGGCGATCAGGGTTTTCTGCCCGCGCCGGTGGCGGTGAAACAGCTGGCGCTGGCGCCCGGCGAGCGCCGTGAAGTACTCATCGATATGACTAACGGCGATGAAGTGTCTATCACCTGCGGCGAGGCGGCGTCGATTATGGACCGCATTCGCGGCATTTTTGAGCCGTCCAGCATTCTTATCTCCACGCTGGTGCTGACGCTGCGGCCCACCGGTCTGCTGCCGCTGGTGACGGATACGCTGCCGATGCGCCTGCTGCCGGATGAAATTATCAACGGCGCGCCGGTGCGTAGCCGCGATATCACGCTGAGTGACGATCCGGGTATTAACGGCCAGCTGTGGGATATGAAGCGTACAGACGTGCAGACCCAGCAGGGCGCCTGGGAGCGCTGGACGGTGCGTTCCGATATGCCGCAGGCGTTCCATATGGAAGGCGTGAGTTTTCTGATCCGCAGCGTGAATGGCGCAGCGCCGTTCCCGGAAGATCGCGGCTGGAAGGATACGGTGTGGGTGGATGGCCAGGTGGAGCTGTTAGTGTATTTCAGCCAGCCGTCGTGGGAGCATTTCCCGTTCCTCTACTCTAGCCAGACGCTGGAGATGGCCGACCGCGGCTCGGTGGGGCAGATGGTCGTGAACCCGGCCCCGTAA